The genomic region CATTTACTGGCAGTGCTAGGTATATGATAAATAATTATCAAGATGCCATGGCTATATGTCGTCACTTAGGAAATCCTGACTTATTCATCACCTTTACATGCAATGCTAAGTGGCCAGAAATTATTGAAGATCTACGTGAAAGACCTGGTTGTAAGGCTGAAGACAGACCAGACATCATATCCAGAATTTTCAAAGCAAAACTTGATCATATGATTAAGTATATAAAATCAGGAAAACCTTTTGGCAAAATTGAATCTGGTTAGTTATTCACTTTTCCCAATTCTCGagattatttgtttgttttctctTATGAGCATAAACCTTAGGcgcttcgttttcatgtttttgtcttatttttctCCGAACAGTTATTTACACAGTTGAATTCCAAAAAAGAGGTCTCCCGCATTGTCACATCTTGGTTTGGGTCAATAAAGAGTATAAATGTCATTCTCCTTCTGATGTGGATTCAATCATTTCGGCTGAAATTCCTAGCGAAGTATTTGACAAAGATGGGTATGATGTTGTTGCACAGTATATGATTCATGGTCCATGCGGTCTTGCAAATGAAAAATCTCGTtgcatgaaagaaaaaaaatgtttcaagAAATTCCCAAAACGTTTTGCAAATGAAACTACTTTTGAATCTGATGGTTTTGTCACATACAAACGTAGGGAAATGGagaattgttttgttgttaaaaATGGAGTCAAGCTTAATAATGCATTTGTTGTCCCTTATAATCGTGAATTATTATTAAAGTATCAAGCTCATATAAATATTGAATCGTGTTGCCAATCAATGCTTATTAAATATCTTTTCAAGTATATAACCAAGGGTGTTGATAGAGCTAGAGCTgtttttgaagatcaagagtTTAATGAGATTCTAGCTTATCTAAATTGCAGATATTTATGTCCTTATGAAGCAGTTTGGagattgttacaatttcatattcATTTTAGAGAACCAGCTGTTCAAAGATTATGTGTGCATCTACCTTCTGACCAAAATGTTGTCTTTAAAGACAATGATAGTTTAAACTATGTTGTTAACCAACCTGATCTTCAAAACACAATGTTAACAAAATGGTTTGAAATGAATACTCAAGATCCTAATGCACGCCAGTTGTCTTATGTTGAATTTCCTTCGAAATATGTTTGGAATAGTGAGAATAAAGAGTGGACTCGAAGGAAAAATGGTAAATCTCTAGGTAGAGTTGCATATGTTCACCCTGTTGCCGGTGAATTATACTATTTGAGATTATTGCTTAATTATCAAAAAAGTGGCTTTTGTTTTGATGATTTAAGAACAATTAGAGGTGTTCTTCAACCCACATTTCAGGCTGCGTGCAACTCGCTTGGCCTATTGGGAGATGACAAGGAGTGGAACAATGCAATGTTAGAAGCGATGGTTACCGCATCATCGCATCAATTGCGACAATTGTTTGTTAcattagttttgttttgtgatgtTGCTGATCCAACAACTTTGTTTGAGGCACATTGGAAAATGATGTGTGATGACATCTCGATAAAGATGATTAATGCTTTTGGCTTGCAAGATATGTCTAAGTATGAGGATGAACTTAAAAATTCTCTTTTGTATGAGTTAGAAAAGTTGTTTGTTGCTTCAAATAGTTCTCTATCTAAGCATCATCTCCCAATTCCAAGCAAAGATGTCATAGATAGACTTAAGAATAGAAGTTTAAGAGAGGAGTTAAACTACGACACGGAATCATTGAAAGAGCAACATTCACAGTTGGTTGCACAATTGAATAGAGaacaaaaaatagtttatgaTAGTGTCATAAAGGTAGTTGATCATAATAAGCCTGGTATGTTTTTTGTTCATGGACATGGTGGGACTGGTAAAACTTTTTTGTGGACTACTATCATAGCTAAGATTAGATCAGAAAACCATATTGTTTTGGCAGTAGCTTCATCTGGAATTGCCTCCCTTTTGCTTCCTGGAGGAAGAACTGCACACTCTCGATTTAAAATCCCTATTAGCATTACAGATTGTTCACTTTGTGATTTTGTGTGTAAATGCATTTTATAGGGTGCAAATGTCATGTTTGTGATTTTGTTCTCAAAATGTCAtttgtatttgaaaattttacatCATACCAGAATACAAGTTTCATGTGTCAAGCAACAATTGTCAATTACGATCTGACAAATGGATGGTGGTACAAGTCGTGCCCGTATTGCCACAAAAGTGTGAGAAATACAAATGGAACCTTTCAATGCTTTGAGCATGGGCTGCTCAAAAAAATGCATACACCATGGTAATTTCCTAATTTCTTCTTTCTACGTTGTTTACATCTCTTTgcaatcaaaattttgtttttattgcaaattttttaaactgcAAAACACATCTCATGACATCTTCATCTCTTATTTAGGTTTAAGATGAATTTTATTGTGGATGATGCCACAAATCAACTCAACTTTTTAGTGATTGGAAGGACTGCTGAAAAACTTTTGGGTATTTCTTGCCACTCTTTGGTCATAGAAGAAGGCTATGATGACTCTTCTGTCTTGCCACCACAGCTCCAAAAATTGGTTCACAGCACAAAAAAATTCCTGCTCCGttttggaaatcaaaacaatgagTTTGGCAACACCGACTTTGTTGTTCATGGAATAATTGAGGAACAAACATCAGTTGAACCAAAACTTAGTTCAATTGTACCACGTACACCTGCTAAGAACATTGGAAAACAAGTTATTGATGCAACAACCCCTCTCCCTTTTACTACCCTTGAATCCCAGACTCAACAAATCCAATCAGCTGCAACAAACAAGGGTGTAAAAAGAACACTATTTGTTGAAAATGAACCTTCAAAAGCTCACAggttaatttttccttttcaagTAATGTTGGTATTTcattaaacaaaaacatcatGTATGCACTTTATAATGCTCATTTCcatcttttttaaatttgacatgTATTCACAGCAAACATGATGAGGGGAGC from Pyrus communis chromosome 4, drPyrComm1.1, whole genome shotgun sequence harbors:
- the LOC137732721 gene encoding uncharacterized protein, whose amino-acid sequence is MPRKLRIPGKVAEIQHANLRIFNGDVYPDDVVLQDVPTSYDQEYNNVSNSLLSHDNTTNPVQPYTSVLKQNASISDEFNSSSSVASTSHEITVPIFLANDATLRGILVTDTEAGHSVRSSHVIGQAAYQKKRKRGVPDYIDFGPRNFQCQYCGALFWSTERLKTNASSTRRPQFTACCMSQKVKFPPVKPAPAYLDHLLNPTNSQENSHFKKNVRLYNSMMAFTSMGAKVDASINKGQGPYVFKINGQVHHLMGSLLPLEGESPKFAQLYIYDTQNEVNNRMSCFPHFEASSKLDEQIVGGLIKMLDECNELVQLFRLARDRINQQSASSLRLRLYGTVNNHDAQYNQPTCDGIGGLIVGDIGQFHTERDIIIEHKATGLQRITKLHPKYMALQYPILFPYGEDGYTKGLPWNPAFKGKKPKTGGVSMRAFLGYQIQDRPGQDSTLLKGGRLFQQYLVDAYATLEEDRLDFIRTNQSSLRTERLKGIHEALKNGNASGSDIGKRIILPTSFTGSARYMINNYQDAMAICRHLGNPDLFITFTCNAKWPEIIEDLRERPGCKAEDRPDIISRIFKAKLDHMIKYIKSGKPFGKIESVIYTVEFQKRGLPHCHILVWVNKEYKCHSPSDVDSIISAEIPSEVFDKDGYDVVAQYLCPYEAVWRLLQFHIHFREPAVQRLCVHLPSDQNVVFKDNDSLNYVVNQPDLQNTMLTKWFEMNTQDPNARQLSYVEFPSKYVWNSENKEWTRRKNGKSLGRVAYVHPVAGELYYLRLLLNYQKSGFCFDDLRTIRGVLQPTFQAACNSLGLLGDDKEWNNAMLEAMVTASSHQLRQLFVTLVLFCDVADPTTLFEAHWKMMCDDISIKMINAFGLQDMSKYEDELKNSLLYELEKLFVASNSSLSKHHLPIPSKDVIDRLKNRSLREELNYDTESLKEQHSQLVAQLNREQKIVYDSVIKVVDHNKPEEGYDDSSVLPPQLQKLVHSTKKFLLRFGNQNNEFGNTDFVVHGIIEEQTSVEPKLSSIVPRTPAKNIGKQVIDATTPLPFTTLESQTQQIQSAATNKGVKRTLFVENEPSKAHSKHDEGSQPLSTNSTRISAEFSNLVVPKVEPTDKSPISALRSRSQAKKIKDSIGDVHSPKK